A region from the Chthoniobacterales bacterium genome encodes:
- a CDS encoding CHAD domain-containing protein: MSYELRQDEILGDGIRRIVSHQIESAIKASKAEQNGKGSPVHETRKHLKKARAALRLVSGEIDRDVWKRADRCLEKVGDLISEVRDAEVRLETVRELRDFARGKKRSFQETEELLAFELDSFLAAFSEWPQEAGEQLSQTLERIGEWPLDDLGCKRLRKNVQKTYQRGRKSLRKAIEKTSTKRLHTFRKRAKELWYQLRLLRPLAPAVFKEMNDELKSIGQYLGQIHDLAFVAARLASIGPARKQGERILKVLIEARAAELEQTAVALGERFYAERPKRFARRLAKYFSKWETTKVRCSPAAAAPARV; the protein is encoded by the coding sequence CCGGATTGTGTCTCACCAAATCGAAAGCGCGATCAAGGCGAGCAAAGCGGAACAGAATGGCAAAGGCTCCCCGGTTCATGAAACCCGCAAACATCTCAAAAAGGCACGGGCCGCCCTGCGTCTCGTCTCCGGCGAGATCGACCGCGACGTTTGGAAACGTGCCGATCGCTGCCTGGAAAAAGTCGGCGATCTGATTTCCGAGGTTCGGGACGCCGAGGTGCGCTTGGAAACCGTGCGGGAATTGCGCGATTTCGCGCGAGGGAAGAAACGCAGCTTTCAGGAGACGGAAGAACTTCTCGCCTTCGAGCTGGATAGTTTTCTGGCGGCATTTTCGGAATGGCCACAGGAAGCGGGAGAACAGTTGAGCCAGACTCTCGAGCGAATCGGAGAATGGCCGTTGGATGATCTGGGTTGCAAGCGACTGCGGAAAAATGTGCAGAAAACCTACCAGCGTGGCCGCAAATCCCTGCGGAAGGCGATCGAGAAAACAAGCACGAAACGACTGCACACATTTCGGAAGCGGGCCAAGGAACTTTGGTATCAGTTGCGCCTCCTGCGGCCGCTGGCGCCGGCGGTATTCAAGGAAATGAACGATGAGCTGAAATCGATCGGCCAATATCTTGGCCAGATCCACGACCTGGCTTTTGTCGCGGCGCGCCTGGCTTCAATCGGCCCCGCCCGAAAGCAAGGCGAGCGCATCCTCAAGGTCCTGATCGAGGCCAGGGCCGCGGAACTCGAGCAGACCGCCGTCGCGCTCGGGGAACGATTCTACGCCGAGCGCCCGAAACGATTCGCGCGCCGGCTGGCCAAATATTTTTCGAAATGGGAGACGACGAAAGTCCGCTGTTCCCCGGCGGCCGCCGCACCGGCGCGCGTTTGA
- a CDS encoding Mrp/NBP35 family ATP-binding protein has translation MAVSEEQVKEALKGVKYPGFSRDIVSFGLVKGIRIDGAAVVVQMALATNEPAIPQAIKTESEAILRELPGVESARVLIDIHAPPAGAGAAGVGATRIEGIKHVIAIASGKGGVGKSTVAANLAVALEKTGARVGLCDCDIYGPSISLMFGTRDRPMATEENRIVPIEQYNLKLMSMGFLLDDGSPAILRGPMVTRYTQQFLRQVEWGDLDYLILDLPPGTGDIQLTIVQTVALAGAIIVTTPQEVALIDARKAATMFEKVNVPVLGLIENMSYFACPGDGKRYEIFGSGGGAREAKRLRVSLLGQIPIDIATRESGDRGFPITAESDDSPVALEFMKIARQLRETL, from the coding sequence ATGGCGGTCTCTGAGGAACAGGTGAAGGAAGCGCTGAAGGGGGTAAAATATCCCGGCTTCAGCCGCGATATCGTTTCGTTCGGCCTGGTGAAGGGCATTCGGATCGACGGCGCCGCGGTCGTTGTGCAGATGGCTTTGGCGACGAACGAGCCGGCAATTCCTCAGGCCATCAAGACGGAATCGGAAGCGATTCTGCGAGAGCTGCCGGGAGTCGAAAGCGCCAGGGTCTTGATCGATATCCACGCGCCGCCCGCTGGAGCCGGAGCGGCCGGCGTGGGAGCAACCCGCATTGAAGGAATCAAACACGTCATTGCCATCGCCAGCGGAAAAGGGGGTGTCGGGAAATCCACCGTCGCCGCAAACCTTGCCGTCGCCTTGGAAAAGACGGGCGCCCGGGTTGGGCTCTGCGATTGCGACATTTACGGCCCGAGCATCTCCCTGATGTTCGGCACCCGCGATCGGCCGATGGCGACGGAAGAAAACCGGATTGTGCCGATCGAACAATATAACCTGAAGCTGATGTCGATGGGGTTTCTGCTCGACGACGGTTCCCCGGCGATCTTGCGCGGCCCGATGGTAACGCGCTATACCCAGCAATTCCTCCGGCAGGTGGAATGGGGCGACCTTGATTACCTGATCCTCGACCTGCCGCCGGGGACGGGTGATATTCAGCTCACCATCGTGCAAACGGTAGCCCTCGCCGGCGCCATCATCGTCACCACGCCCCAGGAGGTGGCTCTAATCGATGCCCGGAAAGCCGCGACCATGTTCGAAAAGGTCAACGTCCCGGTCCTCGGCCTCATCGAAAACATGAGCTATTTCGCCTGCCCGGGCGATGGGAAACGTTACGAGATCTTTGGGTCCGGTGGTGGCGCGCGCGAGGCGAAACGCCTGCGGGTTTCGTTGCTTGGCCAGATTCCAATTGATATCGCCACGCGCGAATCAGGCGATCGCGGTTTTCCGATCACGGCCGAATCGGACGATTCGCCCGTGGCGCTCGAGTTCATGAAAATCGCGCGCCAGTTGCGCGAAACGCTGTAG